In Triticum urartu cultivar G1812 chromosome 6, Tu2.1, whole genome shotgun sequence, the following proteins share a genomic window:
- the LOC125516129 gene encoding glutathione synthetase, chloroplastic-like, with product MSSCVSSSHHHCARRLPAPPPRAHLAAADSCASPYRRRVGSLRAMGAEAPSSVAPAAGRKASAVQAEMVEAAAMWCAMHGLVVGDRGNPRSGTVPGVGLVHAPFSLLPTRFPASFWKQACELAPIFNELVDRVSLDGKFLQGSLSRTKQVDDFTARLLEIHAKMMAVNKKEDIRLGLHRSDYMLDSETNSLLQIELNTISTSFPGLGSLVSELHRTLLNQYGEVLGLDSERIPRNWAAIQFAEALGKAWVEYNNGSAVVMMIVQAEERNMYDQYWLINHLKESHGVMTIRKTLAQVEAEGLVLPDGTLVVDGRPVAVVYFRAGYAPTDYPSEVEWSARLLIEQSSAIKCPSISYHLVGTKKIQQELAKPSVLERFLDNEEDIAKLRKCFAGLWSLDNEEIVKSAIEKPDLFVLKPQREGGGNNLYGHDLRETLIRLKNEQGEALAAYILMQRIFPRASLTQLVQGGVCFEELSISELGIFGSYLRNKDKVVINNQCGYLMRTKVSSSNEGGVAAGFAVLDSILLTDE from the exons ATGTCCTCTTGCGTCTCCTCCTCCCATCACCACTGCGCCCGCCGCCtccccgccccgccgccccgggCGCACCTCGCCGCAGCCGACTCGTGCGCGTCCCCTTACCGCAGACGCGTCGGTTCCCTGAGGGCAATGGGAGCCGAGGCGCCCTCGAGCGTGGCGCCGGCGGCGGGTAGGAAggcttcggcggtgcaggcggAGATGGTGGAGGCGGCGGCCATGTGGTGCGCCATGCACGGACTCGTCGTCGGCGACCGCGGCAACCCG AGATCTGGAACAGTCCCAGGTGTTGGTTTGGTTCATGCTCCATTTTCGCTACTTCCAACACGTTTTCCAGCATCTTTTTGGAAGCAAGCATGTGAACTGGCTCCTATTTTCAATGAGCTTGTGGATCGTGTGAGCTTGGATGGGAAGTTCTTGCAAGGTTCTTTGTCTAG AACAAAGCAGGTTGACGATTTCACTGCCAGGTTGTTAGAAATTCATGCAAAGATGATGGCAGTAAACAAGAAGGAG GATATCCGCTTAGGGTTGCATCGATCTGACTACATGCTTGATTCTGAAACAAATTCTCTTCTTCAAATTGAGCTCAACACCATCTCAACATCATTTCCTGGTCTAGGCTCTCTTGTGAGCGAACTTCACAG GACCTTACTTAATCAATATGGTGAAGTCTTAGGTCTTGATTCTGAAAGGATTCCTCGGAACTGGGCAGCCATTCAATTTGCTGAAGCATTGGGCAAAGCATGGGTTGAGTATAATAATGGAAG CGCTGTAGTTATGATGATTGTTCAAGCTGAAGAAAGAAATATGTACGACCAGTACTGGCTCATCAATCATTTGAAAGAATC GCATGGTGTGATGACCATTAGGAAAACTTTGGCACAGGTGGAGGCCGAAGGACTAGTGCTTCCGGATGGAACACTTGTGGT AGATGGACGACCTGTTGCTGTTGTGTATTTCAGAGCTGGGTATGCACCGACTGATTACCCTTCAGAAGTG GAATGGAGTGCAAGGCTTTTGATTGAACAATCATCTGCTATTAAGTGCCCTTCAATATCCTACCATTTAGTCGGAACCAAAAAGATCCAGCAAGAGCTAGCAAAACCTAGTGTTCTTGAAAG GTTCCTTGACAACGAGGAAGACATTGCCAAGCTACGTAAATGCTTCGCAGGGTTATGGAGCTTGGACAATGAAGAAATAGTGAAATCAGCAATAGAAAAACCTGACTTGTTTGTCCTGAAACCTCAACGAGAAGGTGGAG GGAACAACTTGTATGGTCATGATTTGCGAGAAACACTGATCAGACTAAAGAACGAACAGGGAGAGGCGCTTGCGGCCTACATTTTGATGCAGCGGATTTTTCCAAGAGCTTCTCTTACTCAGCTTGTCCAGGGCGGTGTCTGCTTTGAGGAACTTTCAATCTCTGAGCTTGGAATATTCGGATCCTACCTGCG GAACAAAGATAAGGTAGTCATTAATAACCAATGTGGTTACTTGATGCGCACCAAAGTTTCTTCATCAAACGAAGGCGGAGTTGCTGCAGGATTTGCTGTTCTGGACAGCATTCTCCTCACAGATGAG TGA
- the LOC125516130 gene encoding uncharacterized protein LOC125516130: MEDFSLEVGRIGPTWMAKKFCYDYCHLEFAYYKMFEALIEDIGYEKEGRIDMYWLPPGYQLNEDGARHLSNDADIDLMYLQVNEEHRFHMIYLDHLDGHISGGGSAWGDVTANPICHLPVVFSPNKKLINADQSMVSSSVVEESNEIQSNEQVHVRLRPRGQKLEDEPEEYSDSDSDSDYIPEIVDSDYDLEDGDDDLAQEQLHPLQDKKGKKVIEECNSEDDTLDAPDLDEDEIKFNFKSFTPSDMHDPKFHVGQLFSSVELLRKAIREYTCKERVNITFPKNDRGRLGAKCEKGCPWYLHASWDNRTNAIMVKTFNGEHNCEKKWQVTTFTARYIAKKYVDKIRAFVSEEVVTPAVVLVAVETRCRKPPLEVLRSEVCPLRRVATLRCAAVRVHGPALGCIFSPGHLVYDC; the protein is encoded by the coding sequence ATGGAGGATTTTTCTCTAGAAGTGGGCAGAATAGGTCCTACTTGGATGGCAAAAAAATTCTGCTATGACTACTGTCACTTAGAGTTTGCGTACTATAAAATGTTTGAAGCTTTAATCGAGGACATTGGTTATGAGAAGGAAGGCAGAATTGATATGTATTGGTTGCCCCCTGGCTATCAACTTAATGAAGATGGTGCAAGGCATTTGTCCAATGATGCAGACATAGATCTGATGTATCTACAGGTCAATGAAGAGCATAGATTTCATATGATTTACCTTGATCATTTGGATGGCCACATTTCAGGAGGTGGATCAGCATGGGGTGATGTTACGGCTAATCCAATATGTCATTTGCCTGTTGTTTTCAGTCCCAACAAGAAGCTAATTAATGCAGATCAGAGCATGGTATCTTCTAGTGTTGTTGAGGAAAGCAATGAAATTCAGAGCAATGAACAAGTGCATGTCAGGTTGAGACCTAGAGGACAGAAGTTAGAAGATGAGCCAGAAGAATATAGTGATAGTGATTCAGACAGTGATTACATACCAGAAATTGTTGACAGTGACTACGACTTAGAGGATGGGGATGATGATTTGGCACAGGAGCAGTTGCACCCTTTGCAAgacaagaaagggaagaaagtgATTGAAGAGTGCAACTCTGAAGATGATACATTGGATGCTCCGGATTTAGATGAAGATGAGATAAAATTCAATTTCAAGTCTTTCACACCATCAGACATGCATGACCCCAAGTTCCATGTTGGGCAGTTGTTCTCATCAGTTGAGCTCTTGAGGAAGGCTATTAGAGAGTACACTTGCAAGGAAAGGGTGAATATTACATTTCCAAAGAACGATAGAGGGAGGCTTGGTGCAAAGTGTGAGAAGGGATGCCCTTGGTACCTGCATGCATCTTGGGACAATAGGACAAATGCAATCATGGTGAAGACATTCAATGGTGAGCACAATTGCGAGAAGAAGTGGCAAGTTACAACATTTACTGCCAGGTACATTGCTAAAAAGTACGTCGACAAAATCAGGGCGTTTGTGAGCGAGGAGGTTGTCACGCCGGCTGTTGTATTGGTCGCCGTTGAGACGCGTTGCCGCAAGCCGCCGTTGGAGGTGCTGCGGTCGGAGGTGTGCCCGTTGAGACGTGTTGCAACGTTGCGGTGTGCTGCCGTTAGAGTGCATGGACCAGCCCTTGGTTGCATTTTCAGTCCTGGACATTTGGTCTATGATTGCTAG